The Acropora muricata isolate sample 2 chromosome 4, ASM3666990v1, whole genome shotgun sequence genome contains the following window.
TCTTTCAGAAGGAACGTATCAACGAATACATGCAAGAAGAAAGACACTCTTCTTTTTAGATGAAAATAGTTCTATGAACCAACAGGATTATTGTAAGGTACTTTGGCCATTATATCAAATGCATTGCAAGGCCAATGTATAAACGTTGCAAAGCATTTGCCTTTCCTTCTCTAAAGTCCGTTTTTCTTTCgcaagaaaatatcaaattcTTAATTGCTGCCGTTGCTGATAAAACGAATCAGTAACATAAAAGAACCAGTAGTTCTCAATTTTGAGACCAGCTAGACAATTGTGACACTCAATCAAATTGATAAAAGTTCACTGCTTTTTACTCCACAGAGTCTTGTTATTACCAATGATGTTGTGAAGATTTATCGCAATTATCTCATTGTCTACACACTGAAAGCTGTCAACGTTGAAATTTCTAACTGTATTTCATTCAAGTGATGAGGCTTGACCCTAACCCGATCAAACGAAGATTACTAACGCAatggaaataattatttattagtgacatatttatttaaaagaaaataagataTATACGTAGACGTAGGTACTATTGTATGAATTCATCCAGTTTTGAGACATTTATTTAAATTCGATAATTCATAAAGACGTTATTATAAGAGATTTGTTATTTGACAAGAAAGTATCATGTCCATATTGAGACATCGTAAAACGTTACTGATTGGTATCAGTTTAATACAGTAATCTGTTTTTCAGATGTTTGAAAATGCTAGAAAGCAATGTAACGGCGTGTTGTTGTTAAGTTAACAATAAAACgtttgagaaacatttgacTAGAGTCTGCGGTTTATATTTATtaagaaaagtaataaaattactgcgatgatcatagctcacttaaaaGTAATAAAGTTGCCTTTCCCACGAACGAAATAAAAACTATGGAGGTGACTGTGTGTTAGGATCAAAGAGGATGTAATAGTTTTTGAATAGTTTTGAATGAAATATGGAATTGATACCAAAAATGTCTGGTTTTTGCTTGTTAGTTTGTTCGttttttgagctgttttttttttgtcaatttttttcctgATCGAGCCTCTCCCAAGGTGGACCGTCGTATTTTCCTAGAATTAGCCTCTCTGTGACGTCATATTGCTGCAAAGGGTGTTGCTTGAAGGTGGCGTAAAGTGAAAATAGGTTGGCATTAAAGGCTTTAGCTTAAGCTTAGCTAACACCTCTGAAGAAAGGTCAATGTTTTACTTAAAAAGTTTTCCAAGCACTAAGCTACTGTCAAAGCTTGTCTTCTGTAAAAAGGATTGTTGTCACACTTCGTTTACATAATAGTATGAGATTTCATTCAAATTGCCAACCACAAGAGCTATCAATGAAATAAAGGCAAGACCAAAAAAGAACAGAAGAAACCGTATCAGTGCTCAGTAAGACGCGTTGGGTGTTCTCAAGTGTTAATTAATTTGATCATTAAGGACaattcacatttaaattgcCGTCTAATTATTAGCTCCCGCCAAGAGGTCGCTGTAAATTGACTATAGACTGTACACTGTTCATGTGCATGAATTTATCAGCTAGTAACtctataggccacttcggaaaataccataatactctttgtttgtccccccaaattttgcataagcattgtttccagtttctcttgggaattacaatggTACCAAGAGGAAacgaaaacaatgcttatgcaaaatttttgggggacaaacaaagagtattatggtattttgcGAACTGGCCTATTGAAGCAAAAAAATCATATCTGCATGCGGACGTAACATTGAAATCCGCTATCAAGTATGCGGATAGGATACGAATATAACCAGGAAATTCTCCAATTTAATGAATTGCGCAATGGTTCATTTTCATTTATGGATATGATTCCTTTTTACGTACATTAATATACAGGCTATGTTCTTGTTATAAAATTTTAGAATCAGTcgtaaaaaaatacaaacacgAGGCTCTTAGACATCGATCTTGGATCACGAATCTGCGAGGTATCACTGAACGAGAAACATTAGCCCCCCTCAATGTGCTCGTCGCGTGACAAAGTCATCCAAGGTCAAATTTTTACGAGATTGTCCCTCAAGTACAACGTTACAGATATAAATATTCCTCCCGACCTGAAAATTCAACACTGTGAACAATGGGCCACGTTTGAGATATCAATATTCTAACATGGGTCCGAGGCTTTCAGGTCAGACTTCCATAtttggtgttgttttctttgtagcCAAGTCTCTTTTGGGAATTGAGAGACAAGGGAAGCgtgaaaaattagcaattttGACCCGAAAGCCTCGGAGTCATGTGagaatattgatatatcgaaCTTGGCCTATTCATACAGTTTTTGCAAATGAGCGCAGTTGCAAGACGAATTTCTGACTTTTACGCATAAAGTGACTGAGGAAATAATTGAATGTCTATGAAAGGGCGAAGGTCATTCACAACGTCAATGGGAAAGCAAATCCCTTACGGAACAAACACATTTTAGAAAACTCGCAGCCGTCTTTGTTTTACTCTTCCACCTTTTTCTCGATAGTTTTTGTTGTCCAAATAAACATTAATTTCTTGCATTTTTCGGTTTTGTTTGGCATCTTGTAGTTCCTCCTTCTTCAGATGTCACACCTCTCTTTTTGGAAGGTTACATTAATCGGGAAAAACTTACTCAAATTGCTTTgtttgtcaaaaataattcacaTGCTTAGAGTAATGAGGCGATCATCACAATCATTGCTCATTGCACCAGTAGCCTTGCGAGGCCATAACGAAACGTGGTTCTGGCAATACTTCAACGAAGTCATTAAGGTCCTTCCTCGCGAAAAAAATCGGAAGAAATACGGAAATCCTGATTGCTGGCCATAAAAGGAACCTTGACTGAGTTTTGAACGGAATTGAATTTTTTGCTCCTTTTAGTTTTgaggaaaactaaaaaaatgatCCAACGTTATCGACATCAGTGCCTGACAGCAGCCTATTTCAATAAAGCAATTTAGTGTGGGATGTCGATAAAACGTAGAGTGGGGAATGGAAAGCAGAAAGTTGAAAACGATAAATTTAACAATGAGGGCTAGTTTTCAAGTTTCATGTTCACGGTGGCCTAATTGTAAGCGCAAGCACAAGAGCGCGTATTTCACTGTGAAAACGGGCtcgacgcaagcacaagcacaagcgcaagcataagcgcaaggatcaaaatttttccttttccttgtgCTTGCGTTCGCTGTTTGTGCTTGCGTTGCGGTTGGTTTTCACTTGACACTAATGTCTTATGCTTGCACTTATGCTTGCCCTTGTGCTTGCCCttgtgaaaaccaggcttaattCAGACTCTCAAGTGCGAGGTTGCTGAGGCACAGGTGAAGTAAATCAAGACGAGTCATTGCCATGTTTGATCTTCAGGCAACAAAGCGGGGGACTTTGTCGGGTTTTATCTATCTGACGAAAACTACCGTACTTGCTCCTCTCTAAGATTACTTTTGAGTGTTCTTAACTTCTTCTGGGTGTAGTTCTCGTTAGTAGAGAAGACTCACAACGAATTAAACTCTAGTTTGAGCCATTTCTGAGATAAAATCATCTGACAAGAGATGGTGTAGTGCCTGCCTCCGAAAGATTTGAACGGGATTTTTATAATGAAGTATGAGATAATGTACATCGAGGAAGCTACCGTGGCGATCGGAAATTTAACTTTGCCCCCGTGGTCTTTCAAATTGACAGGGTGCTTAGGAAACCTCTTAAGTGAAACATGGACCTTTCTTAAAGAGGTGTCAGTTAAACTTTATCTGAAGCCCTTAATGTTGACTTATTTTCCCTCTACGCCCTCTTCAATCGACATCCTCACGTCACACCTATATGACGTCACACAGACTAATTAAGGACCTCccagccggcaaataacatttCTTTGACCAACAAAAATCAGACAGACAGTTTTGGAACCATTTTGGCCGATACAGAGTAAAAATTTATTCGCATGCATATTACAACCCCTCTCATGCATAGATCAAGTCAACTCCATTAGtttttacttttaaaaattttatttcaaatcatgacaatttttttattacaaattaCGACAAAATACTTTTTAGAGCATCGATGAAGAATACAACGTTAACGAATCTCTTTGCGCACTTATCTCATATTTGTCTTTTGCttggtctttttttcttttgtttttgctgctgttgttttttttctttgtcttttcttaACAAACAAGAAACAGACTGGTCTGCTACCATTTTGGCCCACAGATGCAGCAATGAATTATTCGCATGCATTCGCTTCCCTCAAAACTATTACGCAACCTCTCTGATGTTAACACCCAGTGACCTCTCAtagttttcatttcattcatcaGACAAGCCAAAATAATTTTAGTTCTAGCTTTTGTTATTTATAAACAAGAGGCGCCAgccaaatgtttttcaaacgttttattgttaatttaacaACAACACGCCGTTACATTGCTTTCTAGCATTTTCTAACATCTGAAAAACAGATTACTGTATTAAACTGATACCAATCAGTAACGTTTTACTATGTCTCAATATGGACATGATACTTTCTTGTCAAATAACGAATCTCTTATAATAACGTCTTTATGAATTATCGAATTTAAATAAATGTCTCAAAACAGGATGAATTCAGTCAATAGTACCTACGTCTACGTATAtatcttattttctttaaaataaatatgtaactaataaataattatttccgtTAGTAATCCGCGTTTGATCGGGTTAGGGTCAGGCCTCATCACTTGAATGAAATGCAGTTAGAAATTTCAACGTTGACAGCTGTCAGTGTGTAGAAAATGAGATAATTGCGATAAATCTTCACAACATCATCGGTAACAACAAGACTCTGCGGAGTAAAAAGCAGTgaacattaattaatttgactGTCACTTATAATTATCTAGCTGCATGGTCTCCGTTTAACTTTGAAAACTATCAAACTTATTTCTATACTGATTAGTTTTATTGGCAACGGCAGAAATGAAGAATTTCGTTTttgcttgcaaaaaaaaaaaaagaacttagATGAAGGTTTAGCCCGAATACTGTAATAAACGCAACTGCTGGACTAAGTGAAGTCACCATGTTCCATCGTTTTTTTGTGGCTCTGCACCATCGTAACCCTGTTGCCTGGAGACCaatttcgtttaattttttacatgttGGTACTTTCCTTCTAAAATATCAACTCAGAATGAGACGACTTGATATGCAATATTCCTGGTTACCCACTTTCCCATATGGACAGCATTAATTGAtataccgtgattgaaaaagatcatctgggtgattggagtcctgaaggggactgttgttagtgactgctgttacaacctgtgcggaagccatcttcagagtcaaggtTGTCGAAAAGTCAgttactaacaacagtccttctcaggactcccaGTCACGCAcctagatgatctttttcaatcacggtatgttactcctgggttcaaaccattttcttattaaatAATATAATGCCATTTAGTAACTTacaattaaattattgttgacaAGATCTTGAAGATATCTTCGACAGAATTGATCCAAGTCAGCTTCAAACATATAACTCTTGACAGAAGGCACCGAAAAGTGTCTTTTCGTGATCTAAAAGAGTAATCAAAatgcaatcaatcaatcaattcaaCCAACAACATTCAGTGCTGACAAAAACACGACGCTGCCgacagcgaaaacgtcatctgaaaatgtagcttcacgtttctgcaatctaaattattcaaagtcatcacgCTTTGTACAATGTTttccaactatcctggaatcaAATTGGACCAGCGCTTGAGAGATAAATTGAACACTTGTCATCatgctcatgtcgtccacacaactgcaaaacagttcATTTCAAGttgtggaaagaacgagaacgtgtgcgaaatgtgaaaaaataaaaaatgcacgtgcaaagcgtgcaaaactattgttttccattgtcaaatattcaaatttaggacgttcttgttgccgtcgtcgtcgtggttgcttaagctccctattgtgtTTAAAAGGCGAGAAATCAAGTCAGATTCGACATACTGCATGCGTGTCTATATTTGTATTCTTCGAGAAATTATGGGACGACTTGCTCTTCATTGAAGTACTTAAAGACTCTTGATATTTTTGGACACGAATATTTTCTAATCGAGGGGATCATAAACCCTTTTATCCTTTTTAAACGATAAGCTCCAattaaaactgaacttgaaAAAATCACGCGTCATACAATCCTCCCTCCTATTGACGAGCGACCCCTTATTATTGGTTTTGAAGTCTCTTACCAGGCGCTGCATAACGGCAATTGAAACGTTCAAGTAATAACTCGTATCTTTGATAAGTGCAGCCAGATGTGCGTGTCCTTGTTTTTCTTCGTAAGAGAATGCCATGTACAACGGATTTCTGAAGTCAATCAACTTCTTGTATGCAATAGCAAGATTGTCTTTTAGTGGCTGTTAATAAAAGTAAAATCATCGACCTTGAATCGCTAGCAATCATAACTTCAAAGACAGCGTCTTAACGGTTGATGGAAAGaactggtgaaatttttttaggattttcggGACAGACATTATTTTGGCGGGATATGGAATGAATATTAAAGTCGAGGCAGGATGTGGGGTGTGAGATGCTTTGGAGGTAGATTCTGGATGGGAATGCCCATTGCGGCAAGATGGCTTAATtgagaaaaaaagagcaaaggTATGTGAGAATGAACAGAGTCTAGAATTTTTTTGCGGACCATTCCAAAACAAACGGATTAGATCGCGTTCTTGGTATGTGAAACTACATTTCAAGTTACCTGAAAACGCTGTTTGCGTAATAACATGTGAAACCAAAATATATTGACACTTACTTGAGCTGAGCTGCAGCTTTGCATACTCAAGTTTGGCATCTTCACAAGGGAATTCTCGATGTAGTTCGATGAGGTTATCAACGGATGAACGTTTTTCATCTGTAAAGGGTATTCATAAAATACCTTTGGATAAGTACAAAATTTTCATAGTAGCCGTAAAATTTGCTGCGCGCTCATCGACTGATTCTATCGCCGATAAGAGCACAGATTTGTTATAAACCATCTACCCTGCGAATAGGGGAACTGGGAGACTTGGTCCCATCCCGACCCAGTCTCCCATTCTTTCACCTGACTGGTGATAAAAATTTTGCCTCAACCAGTAAACTAGTGTTTGGAGTCAGATCAGTTcaaattttataaaagcaaattAAATGTGGTCATTTATCTGCTCCACTTAGAAGTCAATAAGCAGGCTGGATTACATGGTCATGGCTTTGTCTTCTATCCAAATGGGTTTAAATTTTagcaaattaatgaaatagaatagacaagaaagaaaacaggcGGCAAAAGTTATATTCACCTCTTGAATTGCATTCTTGACTCTTACTGGAATCACATAATTAATAAGAACTTGAGCTGTACTCGCTGCTCCTCTCCATGGGGCACTTTGTGTGAAGGAGCTTGACGTTGTAATAAATACAACGGCGATGAGGACCTTGTATACTTCCATTTGgtctgaaaaaaaataaaattcaagaaaattagTATTGGTCGTGTTAAGTACGCCATCATCCTAAGCTGCAGCATTTTCATTATCTTCGTGGCCATTATCAGGATTCATGTTATGCAAATAACATCCATGTTTAGCATTCcagcctgcgtagctggcggtATTTCTGTCCGAGCGAGCGGCGAAGCACTGAGTGAATTGGGACTGGAACAATGCCCTCGCGGCGTCGCCGCTCTCTCCCTCGctcgctcgaaaaaaaaaaaaccgctagCTATGCAGGCTTTTATAATTCTTTTTCTCCTTTCCAATTGCCTTATCTGATGACTTTGTACATTGTAGGTCTGTCCTTATGTAGGGTGTAGGAATGATTGATACTTACTTCGAGGCCTTTCTGTTGCTCTGTGTTAAGCACCGTCAGTTGTTGGGCTTGAACTGGTTTTGAAATACTTTTATTGGAGATGTATAAAACTCCTTATATACCCCACTGAAAGGAAGATCTCTGTGTTGTTTCGCATCATGATTTATTCGTATCGTTAATTGGACATCATGTGATATTCTTGGAGTCCTCAGTTCTTAAAGCCCCCGTGTTCGTCTTATACGGAAAATTCCCGGACATTAGTTCTCAAACTTGTTAGAAACTGATCGGACTGTGTTGCTTACAATTGACTATTCCTCAATGTTTCGAGGAAATATTTCCTCAGTTTCATAATGATAAACATCTTTAATAATACCGTTACTATTATTAACTCCGACTGGTGCAGAAGTGCCAAGGGGAATATCAAACTTATAGCAGTCCGGATGTGCACTTCGTTTTGTGACAACTGAATTCCTCTATCATAACGACAAactggtgagaggggaaaaatTGGGTGGAAGTATGTAGGCGGAACTTAACTGTTGCTGGGTTGATCCTCATCATGGACTAAATACGACAGATTCTGAGTCAACGCCTAGAAAATGATAATTCCCGTCGATTATGATTGAGAGAAGCGGCCCAATATTTTATGAAAGATGATTTGTGCGACTTCTATTCAAAAAGTTATTACGATTGTCAGAGAACACTGAGTCCGGCGACCTACAGTGGAGGAAGGCAGACTCAAGTGTTATTACCGCTGTGATAGTCCCggttttatttatattttaagcGATGTTCTTATGTCTTGACCGGATTGTCGCTCAATTTTGAATCTTAAGTGCgttagttttaatttttagcAAAACAAGCGCCCAATCGGTGGCTATTTTATCAACTATCACATTGCGCGACCGAATCTATCGCAGCCAATACAGAGAAACCACAAAGGAAGTTAAAGTGAAACTGTGCTGAGTTGAACAGTCACGAACGTAGATAAAATAAGCGAACCTGATACGTATCACTCCTGGTATTGTAAAATAGAGCTTTGTTGCTTTAATCAGGTATCGTGCATTGCTATAGAAGCAGATAAACTGAAAAGAAAGGTTTTAGTGCGGAAGACTATGGATATGTCACCGGCTGTTGCAATGCATACTCTCACACAGGTTATTTAAAAGCTTGAGGAGAATCGGGAATGACATCATATCGATAAACGATAGCGAAAGTGTGACTTGCAGAGAAAACGTTTAAACCATTGTAAATTATCTGAAACGTAACTTGAGGATGTTGATTTGTCATTTTGATTTCGACCATTTTATTTACCCAAGAATTAACCTTTCCCGGATTCAGTTTCATGCGACTGTGTTGTCTCTAACACTCTATCAGGTCCTCCGATTTCTCAATACTTGATATCCGATAGTGGGTTTGATCACTAAAGCATTTTCCTTCCTATTTAAGCATGATGACTAATTAATTTCATCACAGTCACATGAGAAAGAACTTGACCTTTACTTTGTTGCACTTTCGTCTGTAGCCTGCCATTCGACAGCTTTCTTAATCCAGCCGATAATGTTTTGCTATTTTGAAATTGATCTGGATGTCTAGATTGTATGTTCTACCCACTGCTGTCCACTTGCTGTCGAGCAATCGTAAATTCCCGTTTAACTTCTACGTCGGCGTTACCCTCTCTTTCGTGGTAGTGTTTTCAAATGCAGTAGAAAGGGGCAAATAAGTATTTTGATCCAGACAAAAGACGTgcaacaatagaccatttccgggTTCACCTCAACCTCCGTTTCAaatcgaggctaagtgcgaggtctttgttatgaaaatcagttttcattcatattgaaattagaactaattagcataccaaaaatttcgcacttagactcgctttgaaagagagacttaagggaactcggaaatggcctattatatCGCCGAGtatagaaaacgttttgtttAATATGCGTCTAAAACCCAATTACATTTTCTGGAAAGCTTATGTTTCTCATGTTgcgcaaaaacaaaacaaaacagcaacaacaaaaaaaagacaaaaaaaaaaacaaaaaaacaaaaattaagtgcAGTatctctggacgtggcgccagaaaTTTCGGCCCGGTAATTGCTactggagccaagtttcagataccccttgccaggcagtgagggagagaaatgtctgCTTCTAGCCCATACATGACAGATTCCTTTCTTATTATATACATAgtggttgctttccattataccaaaccgaccggtcagagataagtgggactacccaaggaaaatggaaggGCATTTTCCGATTCAAACAGCGCCAACCAATAGGTATAGCTCTTGCCAGTttttatcatttccgaattccctaattagggcaaagaaccggtttgccaaaaatggaacggcgaatttcgattgaaatattccaaccgaaataagtggaccaccttcAGAATCACCTCTGAGGTGATCCCGAGTATTcaggtcggaagaaaccgaaacggacctttccatttgaattccgaacgaaatttccggaatctttggcataatggcaAGCACCCACAGAGATTTAAAAAGGCGCGGAGTAAATTTTCGTCGCAAACCGATGTAAACCAATCAAAAGTCGCGTATCGCTTTTCCCACATGAGAGAAAAGCGATACGTCCAATCAGGAGCCGCGTATCATGTTTTTTCACGTGTGAGCCGTACGGCAAGTTCAAGTTTTCATTCAAGGCTGGTTGGCGCGGTTTCGTACACCGCACAAGCCATCGCTTTGCGAGTCTGAAGAGAGCAAATAGTTTTTATTCGCATTTCTTCCATCGTTAATGTTGAAAGTTGTATCACTGAAACAGAAAGGAGGTGGGAAAGAATTCGAATTGAGGAGTCAGACTCCGCCTAAACAGCCTGGAACTCAGATAAGCCAATTTTATTTCATAAGTTTTGGATTTTATTTGAGCTCTTTCACTTTTTACGAAGCTGCTTTCTTTCAGTGTTATTTGGCCACATTTGTTTAAATTAGGCTTGTCATAATTTAAGGAGGGTGTtcaatctcagtatgtatattACAAACATAATACCAcatggaaagtgctttgtacggtgTTTACACACCCGGTGTtttgtatcagaaatctcactaGTTCTCTTCGCTCACTTGTTGGATTTCTGATACGCCACAACTCGTGTGTAAACACCGTACGCGCGCACTTTCCATGAAGTATTCTATACATCCAATATATATACAACCATGTTGTACTTATTTCTTCCTATGGTACCTTCAACTAAGGCTCGATTTggtgcatatttgacagtggtGCATGCGCTTTCGCAGTGGCACTCGTTTCATTGTTCAGAGCCATTCTTGTTGGGTTCCATTCGATGCGTGCTGGTGCATACTGACGCAAAATAGGTGGCACTTACGCATGCGCATGCCGTAATAAGATAACAACACATCAAACCGCTAATAAAGAGTTAAGCACACATTCTGTTAATTTGAAGGTTCAAATGTTGCTTTGAAGGGTTAACCACAAAGGAGTCGATTCTTTGAGAGGTTATACTTTCATGAccagaaagtgaaaaatttattgttttgatttATTGCAGTGTCCCAACTACCTTCATCACAGTTTGGTCGCAATTTAGTATATTGTACATTAATGCTGATTTGGTACAGAGCCGTCTTTCATCAAGTGTATTCCAATATTGATCCAACAGTCATTGAAAGTCCATAGACTTTGAATTCGACAATTGCAATAACATCTCATTAACTGAGAGCTTGCTCGCATTATATGAGCGTACAAGCTTTCTTAGGGTTAATCGACCTAGAGTCATTAATCTTGTCGTGAAGGAACTTGGATTTGGCGCTAcgaattaatttcaattttaaaacCTTCCCGATCGAAGTGTGAAGCATAAATTATTGCACTTTTTTGTAATTATCTCTACTTCTCATGAAACTTTTGATAAACATTGTAAGCCAGGGAACAGAGTTGCCTCTTGTTCTCCAATATCTAATAGGTGCATGACGATATGATTTATATTATTTATAGTCTCCAAAAACAGTCGCGCTAAAATCTTCAATCAACTAACTGTTCTTAACTGAAATATCCGCAAAAGTCCTAATGAATTCTAAAACTGCCGGGTCATCCCTAGACCCTGAGAGGAAGTCACGTGACCGCTCCTTTGAAACCATGGCCTCGCTGACGAGGCAGGCTGTTTGACGTCGACTAAACAGAATACGCATTCCTCACATTCTGTAACGAACGCATGAAGGCACATGCTCATACTCGCCAAAATGAGTCGACGAGTCAGAAAAGCCAGTTTTCACATATTCAACAACTTTTGGCTTTAATTAGTTATTGACCGAGCTCTCTTATTTGCTAGTTGTTCCTAATAACGTGTCTTATCCAAGGCATTAAGTATTTAACATTTGTGTAAATATTTGGTGACGAAATTCGTGAGCATTTCTTGCCGTGACTGACAATCCCC
Protein-coding sequences here:
- the LOC136915286 gene encoding uncharacterized protein, which gives rise to MEVYKVLIAVVFITTSSSFTQSAPWRGAASTAQVLINYVIPVRVKNAIQEMKNVHPLITSSNYIENSLVKMPNLSMQSCSSAQPLKDNLAIAYKKLIDFRNPLYMAFSYEEKQGHAHLAALIKDTSYYLNVSIAVMQRLITKRHFSVPSVKSYMFEADLDQFCRRYLQDLVNNNLISLVVTDDVVKIYRNYLIFYTLTAVNVEISNCISFK